From Serratia fonticola:
AAAGTAAGCTCCTGGGGATGAGATAGCTGGGCGCCTAGCTGCAGCTCGAAATCCATAGGGTATATGACAGAATTATAGGCAACTGACGGGCAGCAATGAGCAATAAAATTGGTTGGATAGATAACTTGCGTGCGCTGGCGTGCATGATGGTGGTGATGATCCACGCTACCACCTACTACGTCGCCAACGGTGTGGCAGTGGGCGAACATAACTGGGATATGGCTAACGTATTGAACTCGATTTCACGGGCTTCGGTGCCGCTGTTCTTTATGATTTCCGGCTTTCTGTTTTTTGGTGAGCGCAGTGCCAACCAAAAACACTTTATCCGCATTACCTGCTGTATTTTGTTCTACAGCGCCATTGCCCTGATTTATATTGCCTGCTTTACCCGTATCGGCTTTTGGCCCTCGTTGCGCGCCATCCTGCAAAAGCCGGTGTTTTATCACCTGTGGTTCTTTTACGCCATTGCGGTGGTCTACCTGCTTTCGCCGCTGATCAGCGTCAAACCGGTCTCTGGCCGCTATCTGGCCGGGGTGATTGTCATTCTGGCGATTATCGCCAACCCTAATACCAGCAAGCTGACCCTGGATAATGTCCAGCTACTGCCGGTGAACCTGTACATCTATGGCGATACCTTCTATTACCTGCTGTATGCCTTGGCAGGGCGAGCAATTGGCATGATGGCGACCCAACGGCGCGGTATGAGCCTGTTGGCGGTGCTGTGCTTTGTCGCTAGCGTGGTCCTGATTATCCGTGGCACCAAAAGCCAGATGTTTATCAACGGCAGCTTTGCCGATACGTTTTATATGTACACCGGCCCCTTGGTATTTGTGGCGGCGGTCTCGCTGCTGGTGTGGTGTAAAAACTGCCTGCCGAACCCAATCGGCTGGTTAGGCGTGATCTCCCGTCATTCGCTGGCGATCTACGGTTTTCACGCCCTGATCGTTAACGTGATGCGTAACCGCCACTGGGAGTTTCCGGCCTACCCGCTGCTGGATATCTTCTGGGTGTTTGGCATGGCGCTTGGCGTGAGCCTGCTGCTGTCGATGGGGTTACAGAAAGTGGATACCCGGCGGCTGGTGTCTTAAGCCTGCCAGCGCTGCTGTGCCCGCCGCAGTTGGCGGCCAGAGGAGAAGCCCGCGGTTAGCGCGGCTTTTTCCAGGCCGTAGCCCTGCTGCAGCCGTTGCTGTGCGACCGCCAGCCGCAGTTGTTCATGATATTCCCGCACGCTGAGGCCGATATGCAGACGGAACAGCCGGGC
This genomic window contains:
- a CDS encoding acyltransferase, encoding MSNKIGWIDNLRALACMMVVMIHATTYYVANGVAVGEHNWDMANVLNSISRASVPLFFMISGFLFFGERSANQKHFIRITCCILFYSAIALIYIACFTRIGFWPSLRAILQKPVFYHLWFFYAIAVVYLLSPLISVKPVSGRYLAGVIVILAIIANPNTSKLTLDNVQLLPVNLYIYGDTFYYLLYALAGRAIGMMATQRRGMSLLAVLCFVASVVLIIRGTKSQMFINGSFADTFYMYTGPLVFVAAVSLLVWCKNCLPNPIGWLGVISRHSLAIYGFHALIVNVMRNRHWEFPAYPLLDIFWVFGMALGVSLLLSMGLQKVDTRRLVS